Proteins encoded together in one Impatiens glandulifera chromosome 1, dImpGla2.1, whole genome shotgun sequence window:
- the LOC124935821 gene encoding protein farnesyltransferase/geranylgeranyltransferase type-1 subunit alpha-like translates to MDSDEDKRIPLSKRPEWSDVIPVLQDEGSNPVGSIAYTEDFLETMNYFRAVYFADERSLRALHLTTEAIDMNPGNYTVWQFRRRILDELNADLSSELYFVEHVAISNSKNYQMWHHRRWLAEKLGKHAIKRELAFTKKIFAEDAKNYHAWSHRQWVLQTLGGWEDELAYCQQLLEDDIFNNSAWNQRYFVITRSPLLGGLEAMRESEVNYTIKAIISNPENESPWRYLTGLYKNDARSLANNPAVSLVCLKILNMSNSNSNNNTNPIFALSTLLDLLCHGFQPSQEFKDAVAALNSESPKVDYDLVNMICSTLERVDQMRASYWQWRKNLL, encoded by the coding sequence ATGGACTCCGACGAGGACAAGAGGATTCCGTTGAGTAAGAGGCCGGAATGGTCGGATGTGATTCCTGTACTGCAAGACGAAGGCTCGAATCCTGTCGGTTCGATCGCATATACCGAAGATTTTTTGGAAACAATGAACTACTTCAGGGCTGTTTACTTTGCTGACGAGCGTTCTCTGCGTGCTCTGCATCTCACTACGGAAGCCATCGACATGAATCCTGGAAATTACACTGTTTGGCAATTTAGGCGCCGAATATTGGATGAGCTCAATGCAGATTTATCAAGTGAATTGTATTTTGTTGAGCATGTTGCCATCTCTAACTCCAAGAATTATCAGATGTGGCATCACAGGCGATGGCTTGCGGAGAAACTGGGAAAACATGCCATAAAAAGGGAGCTTGCCTTCACCAAGAAGATTTTTGCTGAAGATGCTAAGAATTATCATGCATGGTCCCATAGGCAGTGGGTTCTTCAGACACTAGGTGGGTGGGAAGATGAACTTGCTTATTGCCAGCAGCTTCTTGAAgatgacatttttaataattctgcTTGGAATCAGAGATATTTTGTGATCACAAGATCACCTCTTTTGGGAGGATTAGAGGCAATGAGGGAATCGGAAGTAAACTATACTATAAAAGCAATAATATCTAACCCGGAAAATGAAAGTCCATGGAGATACCTCACGGGGCTTTACAAGAACGATGCAAGATCATTAGCGAACAACCCTGCTGTGTCTTTGGTATGTCTGAAGATTCTGAATATgagtaatagtaatagtaataataatacaaatccAATATTTGCATTGAGCACTCTTTTGGATCTTCTCTGCCACGGATTCCAACCGAGCCAGGAATTCAAAGATGCAGTTGCTGCTTTGAATTCAGAGTCACCAAAAGTGGATTATGATTTGGTAAACATGATTTGTTCGACATTGGAACGTGTGGATCAAATGAGAGCCAGTTACTGGCAGTGGCGCAAGAACTTGCTGTAA